The proteins below come from a single Miscanthus floridulus cultivar M001 chromosome 1, ASM1932011v1, whole genome shotgun sequence genomic window:
- the LOC136552815 gene encoding ras-related protein RABF1-like encodes MGCSSSVPARSTGGLNTISNDNSPATDSKDLRAKLVLLGDSGVGKSCIVLRFVRGQFDPTSKVTVGASFLSQTLALEDSTIVKFEIWDTAGQERYAALAPLYYRGAAAAIVAYDITSPESFSKAQYWVKELQKHGSPGIVMVLVGNKADLHDNRSVSSQDAQDYAEKNNMFFIETSAKTADNINQLFEEIAKRLPRPTAS; translated from the exons ATGGGTTGCTCCTCCTCCGTGCCAG CTAGAAGTACTGGAGGGCTGAACACTATCAGCAATGATAACTCTCCTGCCACTGATTCAAAGGACTTGCGTGCTAAG CTGGTATTGCTGGGAGACTCAGGTGTTGGGAAAAGCTGTATTGTTCTTCGCTTTGTTCGTGGTCAGTTTGATCCTACTTCCAAG GTAACTGTTGGTGCATCTTTTTTATCACAAACATTGGCATTGGAAGATTCAACAATAGTGAAGTTTGAAATTTGGGATACTGCTGGGCAAGAGAG GTATGCTGCCTTGGCACCACTTTACTacagaggagctgctgctgcaatTGTTGCCTACGATATAACGAGTCCGGAATCATTTAGCAAAGCACAGTATTGGGTAAAG GAACTTCAGAAGCATGGTAGTCCTGGTATTGTAATGGTTTTGGTTGGGAATAAGGCTGACCTACATGATAATCGAAGTGTATCCTCGCAG GATGCACAGGACTACGCAGAGAAGAACAATATGTTTTTCATTGAGACGTCAGCCAAGACAGCTGATAATATAAACCAACTGTTTGAG GAAATTGCAAAGAGGTTGCCTAGGCCAACGGCATCGTGA
- the LOC136552809 gene encoding LOW QUALITY PROTEIN: cell division cycle protein 48 homolog (The sequence of the model RefSeq protein was modified relative to this genomic sequence to represent the inferred CDS: deleted 1 base in 1 codon), translating to MASQGEPSSSDPKGKKDYSTAILERKKSPNRLVVDEATNDDNSVVALHPDTMERLQLFRGDTVLLKGKKRKDTICIVLADDTCEEPKVRMNKVVRTNLRVRLGDVVSVHQCPDVKYGKRVHTLPIDDTIEGITGNLFDAFLKPYFLEAYRPLRKGDLFLVRGGMRSVEFKVIETDPPEYCIVAPDTEIFCEGEPIKREDEERLDEVGYDDVGGVRKQMAQIRELVELPLRHPQLFKSIGVKPPKGILLFGPPGSGKTLIARAVANETGAFFFLINGPEIMSKLAGESESNLRKAFEEAEKNAPSIIFIDEIDSIAPKREKTHGEVERRIVSQLLTLMDGLKSRAHVIVMGATNRPNSIDPALRRFGRFDREIDIGVPDEVGRLEVLRIHTKNMKLAENVDLELIAKDTHGYVGADLASLCTEAALQCIREKMNIIDLEDETIDAEILNSMAVTNDHFKTALGTSNPSALRETVVEVPNVSWEDIGGLENVKRELQETVQYPVEHPEKFEKFGMSPSKGVLFYGPPGCGKTLLAKAIANECQANFISVKGPELLTMWFGESEANVREIFDKARQSAPCVLFFDELDSIATQRGSSVGDAGGAADRVLNQLLTEMDGMNAKKTVFIIGATNRPDIIDPALLRPGRLDQLIYIPLPDEQSRLQIFKACLRKSPVAKDVDLNALAKYTQGFSGADITEICQRACKYAIRENIEKDIERERRRKDNPEAMEEDEVDDIAEIKAAHFEESMKFARRSVSDADIRKYQAFAQTLQQSRGFGSEFRFPDQPTAAAGSAGAADPFASAAAAADDDDLYN from the exons ATGGCGAGCCAAGGCGAGCCGTCTTCCTCGGATCC GAAGGGGAAGAAGGATTACTCGACGGCGATCCTCGAGAGGAAGAAATCGCCGAACCGGCTGGTGGTCGACGAGGCCACCAATGATGACAACTCCGTCGTCGCGCTGCACCCGGACACCATGGAGAGGCTCCAGCTCTTCCGCGGCGACACTGTCCTGCTCAAG GgtaagaagagaaaggacactATCTGCATTGTGCTTGCAGATGACACATGTGAGGAGCCAAAGGTCCGGATGAACAAGGTTGTCAGGACGAACTTGAGGGTGCGGCTTGGAGACGTGGTATCTGTCCATCAATGCCCAGATGTCAAATACGGGAAGCGTGTGCACACACTTCCAATTGATGACACCATTGAAGGCATCACTGGCAACTTATTTGATGCCTTTCTGAAAC CATACTTCCTTGAAGCCTATCGTCCTTTGAGGAAAGGAGACCTTTTCCTAGTCAGGGGTGGCATGAGAAGTGTAGAATTCAAAGTCATAGAGACTGATCCTCCAGAGTATTGTATCGTTGCACCAGATACAGAAATATTCTGTGAGGGTGAGCCTATCAAGAGGGAGGATGAGGAAAGACTTGATGAGGTTGGCTATGATGATGTTGGTGGAGTTAGAAAGCAGATGGCCCAAATTAGAGAACTGGTTGAACTTCCGCTGCGTCATCCCCAGCTTTTCAAGTCTATTGGTGTGAAGCCACCAAAGGGCATATTGCTGTTTGGGCCTCCTGGATCTGGCAAGACCCTTATTGCTAGAGCTGTAGCTAATGAGACAGGTGCTTTCTTCTTTTTGATCAATGGACCAGAAATCATGTCAAAGCTAGCAGGAGAAAGTGAAAGCAATCTAAGAAAGGCATTTGAAGAAGCTGAAAAAAATGCACCTTCCATCATTTTTATTGATGAGATAGATTCCATAGCTCCTAAGAGAGAGAAGACCCATGGAGAAGTTGAAAGGCGTATTGTTTCACAGCTCTTGACTCTTATGGATGGTCTTAAGTCTCGTGCACATGTTATTGTCATGGGTGCCACAAACCGTCCAAACAGTATCGATCCTGCTCTTAGAAGGTTTGGTAGGTTTGATCGTGAGATTGATATTGGTGTTCCAGATGAAGTTGGACGCCTTGAGGTTCTCCGGATTCACACCAAAAACATGAAGTTGGCTGAAAAT GTTGACTTGGAGCTCATTGCGAAGGATACCCATGGTTATGTTGGTGCTGATCTTGCATCCCTTTGTACCGAAGCTGCTCTTCAATGCATCCGTGAGAAGATGAATATTATAGATCTTGAGGATGAGACCATAGATGCTGAGATATTGAACTCTATGGCTGTCACAAATGACCATTTCAAGACTGCACTTGGGACAAGCAACCCATCTGCTCTGCGTGAAACT GTTGTTGAAGTTCCAAATGTCTCTTGGGAAGATATTGGTGGTCTGGAAAACGTCAAGAGGGAGCTACAGGAG ACTGTTCAATATCCTGTGGAGCATCCCGAGAAATTTGAAAAGTTTGGCATGTCTCCTTCAAAGGGTGTTTTGTTTTATGGCCCTCCTGGCTGTGGCAAGACTTTGTTGGCCAAGGCAATTGCTAATGAATGCCAGGCTAACTTCATTAGTGTGAAGGGTCCTGAACTGCTTACCATGTGGTTTGGTGAGAGCGAGGCTAATGTCCGTGAGATTTTTGATAAGGCTAGGCAGTCTGCTCCATGTGTCCTCTTCTTCGATGAGCTTGACTCCATTGCTACTCAG AGAGGAAGCAGTGTTGGTGACGCAGGCGGTGCTGCTGATAGGGTGTTGAACCAGCTGCTTACTGAGATGGATGGCATGAATGCCAAGAAGACTGTTTTCATCATCGGTGCAACTAACAGACCAGATATCATTGACCCTGCCCTGCTGAGGCCAGGGCGTCTGGATCAGCTTATCTACATTCCTCTACCCGATGAGCAATCT AGGCTTCAGATCTTCAAAGCTTGCCTCAGGAAGTCTCCTGTGGCTAAGGATGTTGACTTGAATGCTCTCGCCAAATACACCCAGGGTTTCAGTGGTGCAGATATCACTGAGATCTGCCAGCGTGCGTGCAAGTATGCCATCAGGGAGAACATCGAGAAG GATATCGAGAGGGAGAGGCGTAGGAAGGACAACCCTGAGGCCATGGAGGAAGACGAGGTAGACGACATTGCTGAGATCAAGGCTGCTCACTTCGAGGAGTCCATGAAGTTCGCCCGCCGCAGTGTTAGTGACGCCGACATCCGCAAGTACCAGGCCTTCGCCCAGACACTCCAGCAGTCTCGCGGGTTTGGCAGCGAGTTCCGGTTCCCCGATCAACCGACGGCAGCTGCAGGCTCTGCTGGTGCGGCTGATCCCTTTGCATCTGCTGCAGCAGCAGCTGACGATGATGACTTGTATAATTAG